The proteins below are encoded in one region of Sulfurirhabdus autotrophica:
- a CDS encoding MbcA/ParS/Xre antitoxin family protein produces the protein MQPSKNKGWYILETNWTKADLMAKAIQTLGSERNASEWIKNPNIALGGNSPLEIIGTPDGKNILIQIFSNIERGGSL, from the coding sequence GTGCAACCGAGCAAAAACAAAGGATGGTACATTTTGGAAACGAATTGGACTAAAGCTGATTTGATGGCAAAGGCGATTCAAACCCTTGGATCTGAGCGCAACGCTTCTGAATGGATTAAAAACCCCAATATTGCATTGGGTGGAAATTCACCCCTAGAAATTATTGGAACTCCAGATGGGAAAAACATATTGATTCAGATTTTTAGCAATATCGAGCGAGGCGGCAGTTTATAA
- a CDS encoding helix-turn-helix domain-containing protein has product MDTRRAFANSLRQVRKARGLTQEDFSDISSRTYLSTLERGLKSPTLDKVQALAETLSIHPLTLLAITYMQLQKGKQLSSLLELVSREIHDLNIKASQE; this is encoded by the coding sequence ATGGACACACGTAGAGCGTTTGCAAATTCTTTGAGACAGGTTAGGAAAGCAAGAGGGCTTACGCAAGAGGATTTTTCGGATATTTCAAGCCGAACCTACTTAAGTACACTTGAACGAGGTTTGAAAAGCCCAACACTAGATAAAGTTCAGGCTCTAGCTGAAACGTTGAGTATTCACCCTTTAACACTTTTGGCAATTACATATATGCAGCTTCAGAAAGGAAAGCAGCTTTCATCTCTCCTGGAATTGGTCAGTCGTGAGATCCATGACCTTAATATTAAAGCATCCCAAGAATAA